A stretch of DNA from Streptomyces venezuelae:
CTGGCCTGGAGCGGGCCGGACCGGGCGGTGTCGGCGGCACGCCTGGCGGCCTGGCACGACCTGCCCGCGGCCTATCTGAACAAGCAGCTGCAGGCGCTGGCCCGGGCCGGCATCGTCAGCTCCACCCCCGGCCCGAAGGGCGGTTTCAGGCTTGCCCGCCCGCTGGACCGCATCTCGCTCATGGACGTGGTCGCCGCCGTGGAAGGGCCGGACCAGGCCTTCAGGTGTGCGGAGATCCGGCAGCAGGGCCCCGGCGGCGGCCCGGCCGCGTCCTTCACCGCCGACTGCGCCATCGCGCACGCCATGTCCCGGGCCGAACTGGCCTGGCGGCGCGAACTCGCCGCCCAGACCCTCGACGCGATCCGGCAACAGGCCGAGATCCAGGCCCCCCAGGCGCCGCAGCGGCTGCGTGCCTGGCTCGAAGCCGCCCGCTGACGGCCCGCCACCGCCGCACACCAGCCCCAGCTGCAGCCGCACCGACCGCACACGCCAGAGGAGCCAGTAATGACGCGCAGCATCACCAACCCGGCCGGCCTCCACAACCCCACCGCCTTCGGCTACAGCCACATCGTCTCCGCCCCCGGCGAGCAGGTCTTCATAGCCGGTCAGTACGGCTCCGACGAGACCGGCGCCGTGGTCTCCGAGGACTTCGCGGGCCAGGTCGAGCAGACCTTCGCGAACCTGCGCACCGCACTCGCCGCGGCCGGCCTCGGCCCCTCGGACGTGGTCCGCATCGGCACGTACGTGGTCGGCCACGACCAGAGCCGGCTGGAGGTTCTGCTGGAGCACCTGCACGCCACCTGGGGCACCGAACTGCCGGCCCAGACCCTGATCGGCGTCGCCTCCCTCGCCCTGCCCGGCATGCTCTTCGAAATGGACGCCGTGGCCGTACGGCCCGCCGGCCACGCCTGATCCACTTGCCGGACCGGGGTGCCGGGTGTGCCCTTGATGGACGGGGGGAGAGGGAAGGAGCCCCTGTCATGGCACATGCGGCACCCACCGCCGCCCGGCGGCACCGGGCGGAGACCAGCCACCTGAGCTGGACCGCGTACGTCGGCCCCCTGACCTGGGGCCTGGTCTACGGGGTCTACGCAGCCTTCATGAAGCGTCAGATGGGGCCCGTGGACGCGGCCAACGTGTTCTACGGCATCCTGTGCGGCCTGCTCTTCGCGGCCGGCATGTTCGCCCTCGCCCGCCTCGGCCCCAAACTCATGCGCGAGCTCCACGCCGCCGCGTACGGCGCCTTCGCCGGCATCACCTTCGGCTACCTCTACAGCCTGTCCGGCGAGAGCGTGATGCGCTCCACCTGCCTTGCCCTGGCGGTCGGCGCGGGCGTGGGCCTGATCGCCTTCTACCGCTACTACACCCGTGAGGACTGAGCACCCCGTAGGCCTCCCGGGCCGGTCACCGTGCGGTTCCACGACCGCAGGTGACCGGCCCGATGCGGGCGCGGCGGCGGTCAGTCGGCGGGTGCGGCGGCGGCCTCGGCGGTGGCCCGCTGCGGGGCGCCGGCGGAGGCAGTGCCGCCCGCCTCGGCCACCGGCCCGTCCGGATCGGTGGCGGCCGGCTTCGGCGGCGGCGGGGTGAACCGGGCGGCCTCGGCGCGGATCATGGCGTTCAGGGCTGCGTACGGGTCGATGGGCATGACGGCACCTCGGGGTGTCGATGGGGCTGGTGTGGGGGGTTCGCTCGCTGCCGCTCGGCGCGGTCAGCAGCGCAGCACCACACCCCGCACGGCCCACCGGGGTGCACCGGGTTCCAGCCGGTCGTACGAGAGGCCGCGCGCGGCCGGCACCACGGCCGCCCACGCACCCTGCACGGGCGGACGCCGGACCGGCACCGTCCCGCGCGCCGCCCCCCGTACCGCCGTCCGCAGTTCCGGATCCAGCGCGGGATCCGACTGCCCTTCGGCCGGGGCCGAGGGTTCTGCGGGGGCGGACGAGGCGGTCCGCGGTTCCGCCGCGCCGGTCGCGGACCAGGCCGTACCGGGGGCGAAGAGCGCGAGCAGCACCACGCAGCCCACCGCCAGGGCTCTCGTGAGTGCGTAGCGCGTCCCGCTCATGCGGGCCATGTGCCCCGACACGCCGGGCGGTTCCCCGCCGGGCCCGCAGATGCCCCCGACCGGCGGACGAAGACACCTCCCCCGGCCGACAGAGGGCCCGTCCGGAGCCCCCCGGCCGGGTCAGCCGGTGGCGGTCACACCAGCACCCATGCCACCGCCGCCGCACCCATCAGCGCGGCGGCGAGGTGGACGGCGGGGTGCCCGTAGTCCCCGAACCAGAGCTGGCGGATCAGGCCGCCCAGGGCGGCCAGCGCCGTGATCACGGCGATCTGGGCGGGGAGCGGGCCGGAGGTGAACGGGATCAGGGCCAGCAGGACTGCGTTCAGCCAGAGCGGTGCCGCCCCCGTCCAGCCCCGCCACTCCCAGATCGCCGTCTGTGACATCCCGGCCCCCCGCCGTTCATACGCGTCAACCAGTAGGCTGTGCCGCCTCCTTGCCAGCTTCCCGGGAGCCGCCCGCCGGGACAAGCAGACGTTCGGCAAGAGCTCCGAAGACCAGGCCGAAACTCGCCCACAGCGCGGTCTGGATGGCCAGCGAGGAGAGCCGGAACTGCCAGATGAGGGTGGCCGGGAAGTCCGCGGGGATCTCGTCGATGCCGGGGAGCAGGGCGTACGAGAGGGTGACCGCCGCGATGAAGAAGACGGCGCCCGCCACGCTCGCGTTCCAGTTGCCGAGCGCCGGAGCCAGCCGCCGGCCCAGGATCACCGCGCCCGCGGCCAGCAGCACGCTCAGCGCGATCATCAGCAGGTAGAGGGCGGTGCGCCGGCCCGCCGTCTCCGGGTCGCCGACCGCCGGGGGATTGGCCGGGTACTTGAAGAACGGGACCAGGGTCACCGTGACGTACAGCCCCAGGGTGGTGAGGGCGGCGGTGGTACGCGGCGAGAAGCGCCCGATGCGTCCCAGGGCGAAGCAGAAGACGAGCGCGGCGATGCCGCCGAGCGCGACCCCGTAGAGCAGGACGCCGGTGCCGAGGCCGGCGGTGGCCTGGAGGGTCCGGCTGACCGGGGCCTCCTCGCCGTGGTCGTGACCGGAGCCTTCGGCCGCAGCCGCCGCCTCCTCGATGGCGATGGCCGCGTCGACCTTCGGCTCACCGAGGAAGTAGGCGACCAGCAGGGCGAGCGCGCCGGCCGCGAGGCCGGCGAGCATGCCGCGCACGAGCAGCGCGCGGACAGAGGGGGAGTTCATGGTTCGGTTCCCTCGCGTTGTGGAGCGATGTCAACGTCGGTGGGTGTGGGGGGTGGGAGTGGGGAGCGGGGAAGACGTGCGACGTCAGTGGCAGGGGAAGCCGAGCAGGTGGCGGCCGTCGTGCAGCCATTCGTGGATGGTCTCGCCCTCGAAGACCGCGGTGGCGCCTTGCTCCGCGCCGATGAAGTAGAGCAGGACCAGCATCAGGATTCCGGTGAAGACCGCCCAGGGGGCCAGGGTCTTCAGCGAGATGGGGGCGATGGGGGCGACGGAGCCCGTCGCCGAGGGCATGGCGGACTGACCCATGGCAGTACCTCCAGGGGAACACGCGTCCCGGTCAGTGGTGCACTGGGACGACGGAGGCGGGTCTGACTTTCACAGTGGCGCGACCGTGCCGGATTCTCACCGGTACTTCCGTCCTGCCGTCGTCATGTCGCGGAGACCGTACCGCGTTTATCCTCCGCTTATGAATCCCCCCGTCGTACGAGTTCAGCTGGTCACCCCAGCCCTTGACGAGGACATGCGGAAGCGCCGGTTCGGCCCGGAACACGGGGAGTGGGCGGGCCGGACACTCGACGAGGTGGCGGCCGAGGACCCGGAGGCCGTACGGCGCTGGCTGACCGACCCCTCGTACGCGCCGCCCGGCGGGGAGTCCGTCGCGGCACTCGTCGCCCGGGCAGGAACCTGGCTGGACGGCCTGGCCCCGGGCACCCACCGGATCGAGGCCGGCCAGGCGTTCGTCCGGGCGGTGGTGGTGCACGCGCTGGCGCTGCCGGCCGGGACCTTCTGGCGGCTCGACGCGAAACCCCGCACGCTCACCGAGCTCAGCGGGCGTGCGGGGCGGTGGAACCTGCGGCTGGGCGGGCCCTGCGATTAGGCCAGGGCCTCAGGCCACGATCCAGTCGCTGGTCGCAATGACCGGGGTGACCCCGTCTCGGTGGACGGTGCCCTCGATCAGGCCGTACATCCGGTCCGCGGCGAAGTAGACCTCGTTGTCGTTCTTGAGGCCGAACGGCTCCAGGTCCACCAGGAAGTGGTGCTTGTTGGGCAGGTTCAGCCGGACCTCGTTCACCTTCGGGCAGTGGTCCAGCACCCGCTCGGCCATCTGGTGCAGGGTCTGCTGGAGCGAGTACGAGTAGGTCTCGGCGAAGGCCTCCAGCATGTGCTTGCGGACCTTCCGGTACGACTGGTCCCAGTCGAACTCCGGGTCGTCGGCGGCCAGCGCCGAGTGCGCCCAGCGGGAGGTGACCTTGGTCGCGAGGATCCGGTCGTACGCCTCCTTCAGGGTCGTGTACTCGTCCTTGATGTAGCCGTGGAACTCGGAGTTGGTCGAGTTCATGACCGTCAGGTCCTTCAGCCCCGAGATGACCTGGAGGCCGGTGGTCTCGCTGTAGGTGATCTGCGCGGTGCGCACCTCCTGGCCCTTGCGGACGAAGGAGTGCTGCTCCTTGCGGGTCGGGACCGGGATCCGCTCCCAGGCGTACTCCTCGATCCGGATCTGCGCCTCGCGGATCGGGGTCTGCGAGGAGACGAAGTGCTTGGCGAGCAGGATGCCGAAGGCCTCCGGGGAGGCGATGCCGTGCTCCTTGCCGAAGGCGTACACCGTGTTCTTGGTGGTGTCGGTCGGCAGGCAGTTGGTGTTGTCGCCGGTCAGGTGGACATCGCGGAACTCACCGCGGAGCGCGACCGAGACGTTCAGGTCGCGGATCTCGTGCCAGGAGCCGTCACTGCCCTTGCGGGTGACCGTGACGATGCGGTTCTCGGCCTTGCCGTACTGGTTCTGGGCCAGGACGTGCTTGCTCATGCGCTGTCTTCCTTCGGGTACACGGAGTCCGGATCAGTGGATCCCGTACGCCCGGCGTCCGGCGGCCCGTCCCGGAAACCGCCCGGGTGTGCCGCCCCCCGCCGTTCGGCCCCGGGGGACCGCCCCGGGACTGACGTGCATCCCGGTCCGTAGGTGCTTCTTCGGATTGCAGCATGTTTGCGACCCGCTGGGAACGGGACGAAACCTCCGAGAAGGAGCACCCGCGGACTGGATGAACCACCTGGATCCCTGGATCCCTGGATGTCACGCCATGTGGGCGTCCGCGACCGACAGGGCTCCGTCGAGGATCTCCAGGCCCCGGGCCACGTCCGCCGCCGCGATGTTGCAGGCCGGGGCGAGGTGGATGCGGTTCCCGGCGGTCAGCGGCCACAGCCCGCCCTTCTTGCAGGCCGCGGCGAACTCGGCCATGGGCGCGTTGTCGGCACCGGAGGCGGCGTACGGCACCAGCGGCTCCCGGGTCTCCCGGTTCCGTACGAGTTCCAGCGCCCAGAAGGTGCCCAGGCCCCGGACCTCGCCCACCGACGGGTGGCGCTCGGCCAGCGCCCGCAGGCCCGGGCCCAGCAGCTCGGCGCCGGTACGGGCGGACTGCTCGACGATGCCCTCCTCGGCCATGGTGGTGAGGGTGGCCACGGCGGCGGCGCAGGCGAGCGGGTGGCCGGAGTAGGTCAGTCCGCCCGGGTAGGGGCGGCGGGCGAAGGTGCCGGCGATCTCGGCGGAGATCGCCACCCCGCCGAGCGGCACATAGCCGCTGTTCACGCCCTTGGCGAAGCAGAGCAGATCGGGGGTGACACCCCAGTGGTCGGCGGCGAACCAGGTGCCGGTGCGGCCGAAGCCCACCATGACCTCGTCGAGGATGAAGACGATCCCGTACCGGTCGCAGAGCTCGCGCACCCCGGCCAGATAGCCCGGCGGGGGCACCAGCACGCCCGCGGCTCCGACCACCGGCTCCAGGATCAGCGCCGCGATGGACTGCGGGCCCTCGAAGACGATGGTGTCCTCCAGGTGGCGCAGGGCGCGCTCGCACTCCTCCACCTCGCCGGAGGAGTGGAAGGGGGAGCGGTAGGCGAACGGGCCCCAGAAGTGGACGACCCCGGCGGTGGCGGAGTCGTTGCCGAAGCGCCGGGAGTCACCGGTCAGGTTGATCGCCCCGGTGGTGGCGCCGTGGTACGAGCGGTAGGCGCTGAGAACCTTGGGCCGGCCGGTGTGCAGCCGGGCCATCCGGACGGCGTTCTCGACGGCCTCGGCGCCGCCGTTGGTGAAGAAGATCTTGTCGAGGTCGCCGGGGGTGCGCTCGGCGATGAGGCGTGCGGCCTCGGAGCGTACGTCCACCGCGAATCCGGGCGCGATGGTGCACAGCTTGGCGGCCTGCTCCTGGATCGCGGCGACGACCTTGGGGTGCTGGTAGCCGATGTTGGTGTAGACGAGGGAGCTGCTGAAGTCCAGGTATCGGGTGCCCTCGTAGTCCCAGAAGTACGAGCCCTCGGCCCCGGCCACGGGGAGCGGGTCGATGAGCTCCTGTGCGGACCAGGAGTGGAAGACGTGCTTCCGGTCTGCCGTTCTGACGGTCTCGACGTCTGTGTTCATGTATCGAGAGTATGCGTCCGGGATGTGGACACCCGGGGAATGTGCCGGGGATTCGTCAGGTGCGGGCGCGGGTGATTGGGGGTCCGGCACCCGGGTAGGCGCGCAGGACAGAGCGGGGGGTGACGCATCCGGGGGCTGGAGGCTGTCATGGGTACGGATGTCTGGGCCTATGCGAAGAGCAGCGGCCATGTCGCGGGCGCGGACCTCACCGGGTTCCGGGTGGACGCGTCGGACGGACACGTGGGCCGGATCGACAAGCACTCCGCGGACGTGGGGCGCTCGTACATCGTGGTCGACACCGGGCCGTGGCTCCTGCGCCGGCACGTGCTGGTCCCTGCGGGGCAGGTGCGGCTGGTCGACCTGGAGACCGAGACGGTGCACCTTTCGGCGACGAAGAAGCAGATCAAGGAGAGCCCGGACTTCGAGCGCGGGCAGCAGGACGACGCGGCCTTCATCCGCCTCACCGAGCAGCACTACATCAACGGACACTCGTGAGGGGGAGGCCCTCGCGATGTCTGGAACACCGGGAACACCGGGAACACCGGCAGCGTCGGGCGCATCGGGAAACTTCTCGGTGGTGGCCATGGAGCTGAACGCCGGTACGGTGCTGGCGCTGTCCGGGGAACTCGACCACGACACGGCCGCCCCGCTGCGGGAGGTCCTCGAGGCGGTTCTCGGCGAGGCCGGTCCGGACGGTGGGCGGCTGCTGGTGGACTGCGCCCGGCTCCGCTTCTGCGATTCCACCGGGCTGAACCTGCTTCTCCGGGCCCGGCAGACCGCCGAGGACTCGGGCGGCGTCCTGGAACTGGCCGGGCTTCAGCGGCCGGTGGCCCGGATGTTCGCGATCACCGGAGCGGACGGGGTCTTCACCGTCCACCGGGACCTGGCCGCCGCATTCGCGCCCGGCACCGATGCCGGCACGGGCACGGGTTCGGGCGGCGCGGGTACGGGCACGGGTTCGGGCGGCGCGCCATGACCGACGTACGGGAGCAGACACGCCGGATGGTGCTCGGCGACCAGGGCGGCCAGGCGGCCGGGGTGGTGACCCGCTGCCGCGACTTCACCCGGCAGGCCCTCGCGGACTGGCAGTGGACCGGCCGCGCCGCCGACGACGGCCGGGATGCGGACCCGGACCGGGAGGAGGCCGCCGAGGACGTCCTGCTGATGGTCTCCGAGGTCGTCACCAACGCCTGTATGCACGCCGGCGGCCCGCTCGAGATCGTCCTGCGCCGTACGCCGGAACGCCTGCGGATCGAAGTCAGTGACGGGAACCCCGAGCCCCCGCGGCCCCGCCCGCGCCAGGACCCCGCCGTGCCGGGAGGGCACGGCCTGCTCGTGCTGGAGCTGCTCGCCCTGAGCTGGGGCTCGGCACCGTCCGCGGACAGGCGGGGCGGTAAGACGGTGTGGCTGGAGGTGCCGTGTCCGCCGGCTCCGGACCGTCCTGGTCCGGAGCCTCCGGCCGGTCACCGTGGGAGGGATCGGTCAGCAGCCCCGTCCGGAGCCGCGCCAGGGTCCGGGTGAGCAGCCGGGACACGTGCATCTGGGACAGCCCCAGCACGTCGCCGATCTCGGACTGGGTCAGCTCGCCGCCGAAGCGCAGCGACAACAGCGTCCGCTCGCGCTCGGGCAGCTCCGCGAGGAGCGGCTTCAGGGACTCCACGCACTCGATCCGGTCGTACGCCGCTTCCTCCTCGCCGAGACCGGGGGTGGTGGCGTACGCATCGCCGTCCTCCTGCACCGGGGCGTCCAGCGAGCGGGTGGAGTACGCGTGGGCGGCCTTGCGGCCTTCCGCGATCTCCTCCTCCGGCACCCCGAGGCGCTCGGCGAGCTCCGCGTCGCTGGGCCCGCGGCCCAGGCTCTGCTCCAGGGCGTCGTAGGCCTTGGCGGTGTCGATGCGGAGTTCCTGGAGGTGGCGGGGGACCTTCACAGCCCAGCTGGTGTCCCGGAAGAACCGTTTGATCTCGCCGGTCACGGTGGGCATGGCGAAGGTGGTGAACTCCACCCCGCGCTCGGGGTCGAACCGGTTGATCGCCTTGATCAGGCCGATCGTGCCCACCTGGATGATGTCCTCGACGGGCTCGCTCCGGTTGCGGAACCGGCGGGCGGCGTACTTCACCAGGCTGAGGTTGAGCTCGACCAGGGTGTTGCGGACGTACGAATACTCCGCGCTGCCCTCCTCCAGGGCCCGCAGCCTGCGGAACAGGGCCACCGACAGGGTCCGGGCCTCCGCTGTGCTGGCCCGGATCGGCTCCTCGGGGATCTCCGGCATACGGTCCATACGCGATCGCTCCTCCGGCGGCGGTGGGTCGCACCGCGCGCTGCGCGCGGCGAGGCCGTCGTGAGCTGTTCTTTCTGGGTATACCCGGCCCCTCGTCCGCGTACCCGCGAGCGAGTCCGGGCCCGGAACACCCGTACCACCCATTACATGGGAAAACGCGCGCCCGCGCCTGTCCGCGCCTGCCGCCGGCACTCAGCCGGCCGGCAGGGCCCGCAGGATCTGGGCGGTCGTACGGACCCGGCCCAGCCGGGGGAAGATCTTCGCGAACGTATGGGCGTGCGAGTCCGCGTCCAGGTCCGCCGTGGCGTCCTCCGCGAAGACCAGCCCGTATCCGTGCTCCCACGCGCTCCGCGCCGTGGACTCCACCCCGGCACTCGTCGAGATCCCCGCGAGCACGATCCTCCCGACACCCCGCCGCCGCAGCTGGAGGTCGAGCTCGGTGCCGGTGAAGGCGCCCCAGTGCCGTTTGGTCACCACGATGTCGCCCTCGCGGGCGAGGCCCGCCGGGAACTCGGCGAACCCGGCCGGCGGCACCCCCGCCGGCCCCGGCCGGTCGGTCTCGGCCGGCGGCCGGTCGCCGCCGTCCGCGGACCAGGAGACCCGGACCAGTACCACCGGCAGCCCCGCGGCCCGGAACGCCTCGGCCAGTTCGATCCCCTTCGCGAGGATCCGGTCCGCGGGCCGTGCCGTGGGCAGCGCGAGGATGCCCT
This window harbors:
- a CDS encoding CbtA family protein, which translates into the protein MNSPSVRALLVRGMLAGLAAGALALLVAYFLGEPKVDAAIAIEEAAAAAEGSGHDHGEEAPVSRTLQATAGLGTGVLLYGVALGGIAALVFCFALGRIGRFSPRTTAALTTLGLYVTVTLVPFFKYPANPPAVGDPETAGRRTALYLLMIALSVLLAAGAVILGRRLAPALGNWNASVAGAVFFIAAVTLSYALLPGIDEIPADFPATLIWQFRLSSLAIQTALWASFGLVFGALAERLLVPAGGSREAGKEAAQPTG
- a CDS encoding hydrolase, with translation MAAEAPPQQPEDLGRLDRGTALVLIDLQQGILALPTARPADRILAKGIELAEAFRAAGLPVVLVRVSWSADGGDRPPAETDRPGPAGVPPAGFAEFPAGLAREGDIVVTKRHWGAFTGTELDLQLRRRGVGRIVLAGISTSAGVESTARSAWEHGYGLVFAEDATADLDADSHAHTFAKIFPRLGRVRTTAQILRALPAG
- a CDS encoding histidine phosphatase family protein, yielding MNPPVVRVQLVTPALDEDMRKRRFGPEHGEWAGRTLDEVAAEDPEAVRRWLTDPSYAPPGGESVAALVARAGTWLDGLAPGTHRIEAGQAFVRAVVVHALALPAGTFWRLDAKPRTLTELSGRAGRWNLRLGGPCD
- a CDS encoding PRC-barrel domain containing protein, which translates into the protein MGTDVWAYAKSSGHVAGADLTGFRVDASDGHVGRIDKHSADVGRSYIVVDTGPWLLRRHVLVPAGQVRLVDLETETVHLSATKKQIKESPDFERGQQDDAAFIRLTEQHYINGHS
- a CDS encoding aspartate aminotransferase family protein, which codes for MNTDVETVRTADRKHVFHSWSAQELIDPLPVAGAEGSYFWDYEGTRYLDFSSSLVYTNIGYQHPKVVAAIQEQAAKLCTIAPGFAVDVRSEAARLIAERTPGDLDKIFFTNGGAEAVENAVRMARLHTGRPKVLSAYRSYHGATTGAINLTGDSRRFGNDSATAGVVHFWGPFAYRSPFHSSGEVEECERALRHLEDTIVFEGPQSIAALILEPVVGAAGVLVPPPGYLAGVRELCDRYGIVFILDEVMVGFGRTGTWFAADHWGVTPDLLCFAKGVNSGYVPLGGVAISAEIAGTFARRPYPGGLTYSGHPLACAAAVATLTTMAEEGIVEQSARTGAELLGPGLRALAERHPSVGEVRGLGTFWALELVRNRETREPLVPYAASGADNAPMAEFAAACKKGGLWPLTAGNRIHLAPACNIAAADVARGLEILDGALSVADAHMA
- a CDS encoding RrF2 family transcriptional regulator, producing MSEGVEWALHSCINLAWSGPDRAVSAARLAAWHDLPAAYLNKQLQALARAGIVSSTPGPKGGFRLARPLDRISLMDVVAAVEGPDQAFRCAEIRQQGPGGGPAASFTADCAIAHAMSRAELAWRRELAAQTLDAIRQQAEIQAPQAPQRLRAWLEAAR
- a CDS encoding CbtB domain-containing protein — protein: MGQSAMPSATGSVAPIAPISLKTLAPWAVFTGILMLVLLYFIGAEQGATAVFEGETIHEWLHDGRHLLGFPCH
- a CDS encoding RidA family protein, whose protein sequence is MTRSITNPAGLHNPTAFGYSHIVSAPGEQVFIAGQYGSDETGAVVSEDFAGQVEQTFANLRTALAAAGLGPSDVVRIGTYVVGHDQSRLEVLLEHLHATWGTELPAQTLIGVASLALPGMLFEMDAVAVRPAGHA
- the pucL gene encoding factor-independent urate hydroxylase, giving the protein MSKHVLAQNQYGKAENRIVTVTRKGSDGSWHEIRDLNVSVALRGEFRDVHLTGDNTNCLPTDTTKNTVYAFGKEHGIASPEAFGILLAKHFVSSQTPIREAQIRIEEYAWERIPVPTRKEQHSFVRKGQEVRTAQITYSETTGLQVISGLKDLTVMNSTNSEFHGYIKDEYTTLKEAYDRILATKVTSRWAHSALAADDPEFDWDQSYRKVRKHMLEAFAETYSYSLQQTLHQMAERVLDHCPKVNEVRLNLPNKHHFLVDLEPFGLKNDNEVYFAADRMYGLIEGTVHRDGVTPVIATSDWIVA
- a CDS encoding STAS domain-containing protein, with the translated sequence MELNAGTVLALSGELDHDTAAPLREVLEAVLGEAGPDGGRLLVDCARLRFCDSTGLNLLLRARQTAEDSGGVLELAGLQRPVARMFAITGADGVFTVHRDLAAAFAPGTDAGTGTGSGGAGTGTGSGGAP